The genomic interval GCTCGACGAGGTTCGGATGCGCTGTGCCCCGCCTGCAGCGCCGCAGGCGCGCCACCATGATCGCGGCGGATTGGGGATCGCCGACTTGGCCCATCGGCCGGTGCCATACGGGGTGACGTCTGGCCAATACCCCGCATCCGCGGGTGCCTCCGGCGCCCGCGCGCGAAGTGATTGCAAGCGACCAAAAACTGTGCCTAGACTGCCGGCGCGGATCGCGGCGCTTGCAGGGGAAAATGCGCAGACGCATCGGTTCGCGCTAAGACAGTTGGAACGCAACGGGTGTCGGCATGTCCCGCGGTTCTTTTTGCGGTCGTATCGGCGGCTTGCCCCGTTGTTCTCGATCTCATGACGACAAGGAGATAAGATCATGAAGCGTTTCGTGCGTTCGGTGCTGCGTACCGGGTCTGGCCGCCAGAAGGCCGTGTGGAAGTACGCTTACCTCTGGCCGAGTATCTATCTGGGCTGAGTCGCGCGTCGACACTGCGCCGCGCAGCTTCGTGCTGCGCGGCGTTTGTTTTATGGAGAAGGAGATCCATGCTCGACAAGCTCCCCGTCGTGGGCCGATTCCTGGGCGGCCGCGTCGCCGACGACGCCGGTTGGCGGCGCATGGAGGCATTGCTGCGCAAGTGCGAGCGCCGTCCGGTCTACCGCGCCTGGATCGGTGATGTGGTGGTCTGCGATGCTGCGCTGGCGCGCCGGGCCTTGCTCGACAGCGACAACTGGCTGGCGCGCGAGCCGAGCGTGTGGCAGTTCGGCGACAAACAGCGGGTGCCCGCCGCCACCGTCACCGAACTCAATCGCTGGCTGCACGGCGCGGCCGCCCGGCACGATGTCGATGCGGCAGCGCGTATCGCCGTTGTGGCGCTCGCGGCGGCATCGGGCGATCTGCATCGCGCCGCCCTGCTGGCCGCGCTCGACTCGGTCGCCGACATGCTGGGCTTCGACTGCAATCCCGAGTTGGCGGCTGCGGTCCGGGTGTACATCGGCGATGTCTTCCACGCCAAGCTCGTCCACGCGCACCTCGACGATGCGCAGATCGCACGCGCGCAGGGGCTGGCCTCGCGGGTCGCGGCCTTGCTTACCACCTGCGATGCCGAGCTGCCGGCGGTGCTGCGCAGCGATGGCGTCCTGAGCGGCGCGGCGCGCGGCGAGGTCTATCTGCACGCCGTGCTGTCGGTGGTCGGCGCCTCGGGGGTGATGCTGGCGTGGCTTGCGTGTGTCTTGCACATGGACACCGTGGCCGGCGTCGACACCTCAGCGGACAGCCGGGCGCAGGTGTTCACCTGCAAGCCCGAGCATGTCGCGCTGGAATTGCTGCGCCTGTGGCCACCGGCCTCGGCGCATGGTCGGCGCGTGCTCAAGGACCATCAGGTCGGGCCGGTCAAAGCGCTGCGCGATGACGACCTGGTGATTCCGGTGTTCGTGCTGCACCGGCATCGCGACGCCTGGCCCGATGCGCGCGCATTCGCGCCCCAGCGATGGCAAGAAGACCCGCGGCCGACGGCGTTCATGCCGTTCTCGGCGGGCCCGGGCGCCTGCATCGGCTCGCAGTTCGAGATCCGCTGGTTGGCGGCCGTGGTCCGGCATGCAGCCGCACTGGGCAGCTTGCAGCTCGTCAAGGTCGGCAGGTCGCCGTGCGCGAACACGATGTTCTCCCCGCCGCGATGCCGGCTCGAGGCGCCCTGAGCATCACTGGCCCGCGGTGCACGACGCGATGATGCGGCCCGCCCTCGCCTAACCTCGCGGCGGCGGGGTCTCCAGCGCCTCGCACAGTCGGTTGCGGCTGTCCTCTAGTCCGGACTCGGTGCGGTGGATGCGCACCGGGGCCCGGCCGTCGCGACGGCCGAGAATCCGGCACACCGTGGCCTGCAGGGTTTCGGGGTCGTTGTCGAAATCGCCGTGCCGGGT from Luteimonas sp. S4-F44 carries:
- a CDS encoding cytochrome P450, yielding MLDKLPVVGRFLGGRVADDAGWRRMEALLRKCERRPVYRAWIGDVVVCDAALARRALLDSDNWLAREPSVWQFGDKQRVPAATVTELNRWLHGAAARHDVDAAARIAVVALAAASGDLHRAALLAALDSVADMLGFDCNPELAAAVRVYIGDVFHAKLVHAHLDDAQIARAQGLASRVAALLTTCDAELPAVLRSDGVLSGAARGEVYLHAVLSVVGASGVMLAWLACVLHMDTVAGVDTSADSRAQVFTCKPEHVALELLRLWPPASAHGRRVLKDHQVGPVKALRDDDLVIPVFVLHRHRDAWPDARAFAPQRWQEDPRPTAFMPFSAGPGACIGSQFEIRWLAAVVRHAAALGSLQLVKVGRSPCANTMFSPPRCRLEAP